DNA sequence from the Rhodothermales bacterium genome:
GCGTCTTCCGAGATGAATTCGGCCAGATCCTTCATCAGCAACAGGTCGATGTCGTTGGCCTGAAACAGGGCGGACGAAAGCTCGACGCGGATCTCCGGATCGGTCGAATCCTTCGCATAGGCTTTCTCCAGCAACGCGACCGCCTTGTCCGGATCTCCGTTCTGAAGCGCGTACCGCGCATCGTCCAGCAGCACTTCGGGGTCGTCGCTGGAGCCGTCCCGGTAAAACGACTCGAAGACATTGCAGCCGGTCGACATGAATAGCATCGACACGACCGCGAAAAGAACGCTGGTCCGTTTCATGGAATACCTGGAGGAACGTGGGATGGGATGGCGCAGCGGCCCGGTGGAGGGCGGGTGGCGCGACCGTGGGGGAGCGGCAGAGGCTCCAGGTAGGGTATCGGCGGAGAGCGAAGGGCGCTTAAGAACGCGGGGCGGGCTCGGCCTCGTACGGGGCGGGCAGGTAGTGACGCAGGACGTGCGCCGGCGCCGGCGCGGTGGCGAGGCTCACGCCGATCAGCACGATGAGGTTGGCCGCCAGGCCGTACACGCCTTCGTGAAGCGGGACGGGACGCCACGCCGGCGCGACCAGGAATACCGTGTTGACGGTCAGGCCGGCGATTAACCCCCACACGGCACCCTGTCCGGTGGCGCGCGGCCAGTAAAATGCGGCGAAAATCAGCGGGAAGATCTGGGCCACGCCGCCGTAGGAGCCCACGAGGAGTTGGACGATCTCGATGTCGGACGCGACCGCGAAATAGTAGGCGACGACCCCGATGACCACGATCAGCGCGCGGATCCAGGCGCGCTCCCGGTGGTCGGACATTGGCGACCGGAGCCACGGCCGGACGCCGTCGCGAATGGCGATCGACGCGGCGGCATGGAGGATGGCGTCACCGGTGGACATCGATGCCGCCAGGGTGCCGGCGCAAACCAGCCCCACGATCACGCCGCTCAGGCCGATGGAATCCTGCATCAGGATATGCGGCAGGATCGTGTCCGAGGGGGAGACGCCCGGGAACGCCAGGATGCCGGCGAACCCGATGAGGAGGATCGGGACGAGGAAGAGCTGGAACGTTGGATACAGCACGACCGTCAGCCGCAGCGACTTCGTGCTCCGCGCGGCATAACTCTTCATAAACAGGTGCGGCCACATCGAGAGGCCGAGGGCGGACACCGCGACGAACGAGCTGAACCCCCACCAGTCCCAGGGCTGGCCGGCTCCCGTGAGGCCCGGCGCCGTCAGCATGCCTTCATAGCCAGCGTCGATCAGCTTCTCGAACATCGGTCCGACGCCGCCGTGCAGGACGGTGGGGAGGTAGAGCCCCAGGAACCACGCGATCCCCATCATAAACACCCCCTGGAACGCGTTCGTCCACCCCACGCCCATCACGCCGCTACGGAATACGTAGACGATGACGATGCCGTACGTCACGAGCGCCCCCAGCCATTCCGGTATTCGCCCCTCGGACAGGGTAGCGAGGATGTAACTCGCTCCCTTCATCTGGAGCGTGAGGTAAGGGATGAACACGACGACGCTGAGCAGCGCGAGCAGCGCCGACAGCACCCGGCTCCCGAACCGGTGGCTGAGCAGTTCCGCCTGCGTCACGAAGCCGAGTTCGATGCCGAGCCGGCGCGTCTTCGGCCCGAAGAAGTACAGCGGTACGAGCCCCACAACCCCGTAGGCGATGATATAAAAGGCGGCCGCGCCCCGCGAATAGGCCCACCCGGGTCCGCCCAGAAAGGCAAAGGCGGAAAAGACGGAGGCCCCCAGGACGAAGTAGAGCACGAGCACGTTCATCGACCGGTCGCCGGCGACGAAGCCGGCCACGCTGTCGCTCGCCGAGCGGCCCGACCAGAGCCCGGTAACCAGCGTGACGATCAGGTACAACGCGCAGACGACCAGTGCAATCAGCCAGTTTTCCACGGATGCGCCCGGTTATGCCGCGTCGGAACGATACAGGGCGATGAGGGCGACAAACTGGATCCCCAGCCACCCGACCAGCCATGCCAGCGATAGCGGCAGACCGAGAAGGAGCGGCGTCGCGCCGGAGAAAAGCGGATAAACGGGCCAGATCATCGCGGCGCTGCAGAGCAGGAACACCGCGGCGAAGAGGAGGCGGGGCCGACGCCGGGATCCGGGCATGCCGGCGGGGAAAAAATGCAGGCCGCGGGGAGGTGGGGGCATCTCGGGCATGTCGGAGCGGGTATGGTTCGGATCTTGCCGCTTCTGGGGCGTTGTACTCGATGCCCAAGATAGCATAATCCGTCTCCCGATGAAATCGAACCTGCGCCCCTTTGCGCTCGCGGCCCTGCTCGCCGCGGGGCTTTTCGCCGGCTGCTCGGCCGTCCGCCCGGATCCCGGCGCGCCGCCCGAGGAGGACCGGCCCGTCGTCGTCCAGGGCTACCGCATCCAGGTGGCTACCGCCCGCGACAAGGGCGAAGCCGACCGGCATGCGGACCGGCTGCTGGCGTGGTGGAACGAGCGCTCGGAGGCCGAACGCGCCGCCTTCCGCGCCGGAAAAGAGCTCGCGGTGGACGTGAACTGGATCCAGCCGTATTATCGCGTGCGCGCCGGCCACTTTGAAGACGCCGATTCCGCGCAGCCGCTGCTGGATGCCCTGAAGGAACGTTTTCCATCCGCGTTCCTGGTCCCGGAATCCTATACGACCCGGTAGGCGAGTACACCATGATGCGCAGGCATCATGGTGTCGTTTCACGTTCCAGGTTTACGGGTCAAGGAAATACAGTCCAGCGCCTTGAACCTGCACCCTGCACCCTGTAACCCCTCATGAATATCCTGAACATCGAGATCAAGGCGCGCTGCGCGGATCACGCCCCGATACGGGCATATCTCGAGTCGGCCGGAGCGCACTACGCCGGTCTGGATCGGCAGATCGACACCTACTTTCGGGTGCCCGAGGGGCGCCTCAAGCTTCGCCAGGGCAACGTCGAGCAGGCGCTCATTTTCTACCGCCGGCCCGATCAGGCCGGTCCCAAACGATCCGACGTAGTGCTGCATCCCGCCGATGCCGCTACCTCCGAGAGCCTGCGTCACACGCTGACCGCGGCGCTCGGGGTGCTCGTCGTGGTGGACAAGCGCCGGCATATCTTCTTTATCGACAACGTCAAGTTTCATCTCGACGCCGTGGAAGGCCTCGGGTCGTTCGTCGAGATCGAGGCGATCGATCGGGACGGCTCGATCGGCGTGGATCGCCTTCGCGCGGCCTGCGAGACCTACATGGAAGCCTTTGCGATCGCGCCGGAAGACCTGGTCGAGGTCTCTTATAGCGATCTGATGCTCGGGCAATCACCCTCCGCCCCTCAATAGGCGCGGGCGGTATATTCGTAGCCGGAGGCCAGGCTCCTCGGGTTGGGCGCTGTGTTGCTGAACGTCGTCGGGGTCGATTCGTAGGGCCATTTCCAGTCGTCGACGGCGACCACGAAGTGCAGGTGCGGGTAGCCGGCCAGCCCCGTCGCCCCGCTCAGGCCGATGGAGTCGCCCGGCGCCACCGTTTCGCCCACCTCCACGAGCGCGCCGTCGCGGGTGAGGTGCATGTATTCGGCGTAGGTGCCGTCGCCGTGCGACACCACGACGAGGTTGTTCGGGTCGTTGCCGTCATACCCGCTCTCCACGACATGGACGACGGTGCCGGCGCGCGACGCCGTGATCAGGGTGCCGATGGGCATGTTGAAGTCGATCGCGTATTCGTCCGGCAACCCCTCGCTGTGGTAGGATCCGCTGCAATGGCTGAGATCCACGAGGTACGTCCGGCCCACCGGGTAGGGCAGCACATAGTCTGAGGTCTCCCAGTCCTCATAGACGCCTCCCGGGCAGGCGCGGGCGATCGGGCCTTCTTCCGGATCGCGGGGCCGGTCCGGGGCGCCATACGTAGAGCAGGCGGCGGCGAGCAGGGAGAACAGGCCGAGCCAGGCGGCCAGGCGATGCAGAAGCAGCATGTCGGTTGCGGGTTTTTGTGATGGAGGACACGAGCGAGGCGGCCCGATGATAGGAGCCTCCCCGTGCCGCGTCGTCCCGCAACGCAAAGTGGGACGCATTTTCCGGAAGAAAGAGCGGCTCGGCGCCGGCTACGACCGCTCCGTCTGCCCGAGCGCCCGGTTCCGATAGGCAGTCGGCGTCATGCCGGTCTCTTTGCTGAACGCCCGATGGAAGGCGGATTTGGAATTGAAGCCGGCCGCGTAGAGGATCTCGAGCACCGTGAGATCCTGCTGGTCGGGATTTTCGAGCATGCGGCGTGCCTCGGCGACGCGATGGGTGTTGATGACGTCGAAGAAGCCGCCTCCGAGTGCCGCGTTGAGCGCCTGGGACGTATGCCGCGCCGGCACGCCGAGCGCCCGCGAGAGGTCGTCGACGGACAGCTCCGGGTTGAGGAAGGGTTTCTCGTCGGCCAGGTAGCGCTTGATGCGGTCACCCAGCACGGCCAGCTCGGCGGGTGACAGGCTGGTTTCCACGCTGCGCCCCGGCTGCCGCGCGATGCCAGGGTGTTCGCGGAGGGCGACCCAGGTCGCGTACCCGCAAAAGACGAGCAGGCAGGAGATGGACAGGAATTCCATCGCTGGCGCCACGCCCGCCGGCACCGCTGCAATGAGGCCGGCCGCGCTGCTGGCGGCGCTGAACAGCCAGTGCAGGCCAAACAGGACCAGACCGAACCGGAGCCAGAATCGATGCGCGTTGGAGGGGACGCGCTCGAGGCGATGCCAGGCCAGCGCGTAATACACGGCGAACGCGCCGTTGAGGATCAGGAGCCGGGCGTAGGGGAGCAGGGCGTCGCCGGCATACCCCGCCGAGGCGGCGAACCGGATCAGGCCGGCGCCCGCCACCCACAGGATGGGCATCAGAGCGTCGGTCCATCGAAACCAGGGATGCAGGCCGGGCCGGCCTGCCGCATCCACATAGCGATAGAGCAGCGGCGGGAGCAGGAAAAAGAGCGCCTGGACAGGCAGGCCGAGCGCTGCGGACACCGCGCGCGGGGCCCACCCGAACGCGTGCGCCGTCGCCCAGATCACGAGCAGGGTGTTGATGAGGAGGATGGCGAACAAGGCTCTGTTCTCCGACTGGGCCCGGAGGGGCTTCGCCGCGAGCGCGAGGGTCATCACGACGAGCAGCGCCGTGGTGCCGGCATAAAGCAACAGGAAGGGAAGTGGTGTGGGCATGGTTACAGCGCGTTTCGGCTGGATTCAGGGACGGGAGGTCCGGAAGCATGCCGCTCGTCTGGCACAGCGTTGCACCCGCGCGCAGGGCGGGGCGTTCCGGAGAAAGGTACGATGCGCCAAAAGCAAAAGCGTCCCGGCGTAGACCCCGCCGGGACGCTTTCTTTCCTATCGTGCAGGCGTTGCGCCTACATCGTCCAGAGTTCGTACACGAGCGCTATGATGCCGAAACCGCAACTCCCGATAAAAAAGTAGAAGAGGATCCGCGTCCAGCGCTCCGTCGCGGTCAAGGCCGGCTCGGTCCTGGGATCCTGGGTGGCGGTTTTGTTTACGTTCGGGCTACTCGCATGGGTTTTCATCGATGGGTGCATCCGACACGTTGGTCTGGATACGGTTGGTTGGGGATCAGGAACGCTGTAACAATGCCGATCGAAAAACTTGGTTGCTGACGCGAGAACCCATTTTTTTATGTCTCATTTCGGGATGCCGGGCGTCGGAATGGGCGCTGATCGGACGCCGGGTGTGTGGCATACGATTTGTCGACCTTCGGACATCGCTCGGAGAAGCCCCCCGTTGCTTGTCCCACGAAAGCCTTTTTTAATGAAGCCTATCAACGCAGTACAAAGAGTCCGTACGGACCGCTGGCGGGTTGCCGCGGTGCTCGTGCTGGGCCTGGGGGTCTGGTCCTTCTTCGGGTGCCGCGGCGAAGCCCAGATCGCCGGCGACATACCGGCATCCCGCTTTCCGTCGCAGGGCTGGAGCCCCGTCGTGTGGCAGGATCCCGGGGGGTGGACTACGATCGACGTCACGACGCGGGGCATCACGCCGGCTGTCGCGGACGTGGCCCCGCTGCTGCAGGACCTGGCGAACAACGCCGGCGTCCCGACCATCCTCTACTTCCCGCCCGGCACCTACACCTTCCAGAGCCAGGTGGACATCAAAGAGGACAACATCATCCTCCGGGGCGCCGGTTCGGACGCGACGCGCCTCGTGATCGACGGCTCCGGCTCCCACGAAATCCGGTTTATCGGATGGCAGGAAGATCCGATCGCCATCACGGCCAGCGTGCCCGTGGACGGGACGACCATCACCCTGGCGAATGCCGCGTCGCTGGCCGCCGGCGACCTGATCGAAGTCAGCCAGGACCTGGCCGACTGGGAGGCCGACTGGGGCAAGCGCTCGTGGGGGCAGATCGTCCAGGTCACCGCCGTGTCGGGCAATACGGTCACGGTGGATATGCCGCTTTCGCTCGGGATCAGCACGCAGTACAATCCCTCGGTTATGAAGATGCACCCGGTGCGTAACGTCGGGGTGGAGGAACTGGCCGTCGAGCGGAAAGCGTACGGCGAATCGAATAATCTGGAGTTCCGGAGCGTGTTCAACGGCTTTGTCCGCAACGTCGAGTCGTACAACGCGATCAAGTTTCACGTGCAGATTTACCGCTGCCGGGACTTCGTCGTCGAGGGCAACTACATCCACGACGCGCAGAATTACGGCACGGGAGGGCATGGGTACGGCGTCGATCTGGAGCAGCTATCCACACGCATCCAGGTGACGAACAACATCTTCGAGAACCTCCGCCATTACATTCTCGCGCAAACGGGCGTCAACCATTCGATCATCAGCTACAACTACAACGTCGATCTGGTGGAACTGGTGGATATCAGCCTCCACGGGCATTTTCCGAACCACAATCTCTACGAGGGCAACCTGTTCTGGTGGAGCGGCATTGCCGATTTCTGGGGCCAGGTCGGGCCCGAGAACACCTTCTTCCGGAACCGGATCCAGGGCAAGACGAGCGGCGGTCCCGGCATGTCGATCTACGATGTCTCCAACCGGCAAAACGTGATCGCCAACCACTTCCTGCGGGGATCGCGTATCGAAAAAGACGGCGCCATCGAGGATACGTACGAGGAAGGCAACGTGATCGACGGGAATCCGGTCTGGAACACCCTGTCGTCCGGCGCGACGCTGCCGGCTTCGCTGTACCTCACCTCGCCGCCCGACTTCTGGCCGGCGAACCTGCCCTGGCCGGCGTTCGGCCCCGACGTGTCGGGGTCGGACCTCAACGACATCCCCGCGAAGATGCGGTATGAAGGCACGCTGGGTGGCGGCGGGGGCGACCCCGTCAACGAGCGGCCCTCGGTGACCATCACCAGCCCGTCCAGCGGCACGAACTTCATGCTCGGCAGCGCCATCGTCATCGAGGCCGAGGCCGGCGACGCCGACGGCATCGTGCAGGGCGTCTCGTTCTGGATCGACGGCGTCGAGGTGGTCGACGATATCATACCCCCCTTCGCCTACACCTGGCCGGATGTGCCGGAAGGGGCCTACGTGATCACCGCCGTCGCCCGCGACAACGCCGGCGCCTCCACGGTTTCGGCCGAGGTGTTCGTGTCGGTGTCGGCGGAGGAGCCGCGCGAGGTGTTTGTCTCGGAAGTGACCGCCAGCGCCTTCCGCGAGGCGGCCGTCCCGCAGAATACCCTCGACGGCGACCTCGGCACCCGCTGGTCCGCGACGGGCGATGGCGTGTGGATCCAGTACACCCTGTCCGACGAGGCGACGCTATCCAGCGTCGGCATCGCCTGGCACAAGGGCGATACCCGCCAGGCGACGTTTGATCTGCTGGCGTCGATCGACGGGCAGAACTGGACGCCGCTGGTCGAGGGCGTCGTCAGCAGCGGACTCCGGAAAACCCTCGAATACTACGACGTCCAGGACATTCTGACGCGCCACGTGCGCATCGTGGGGCATGGGACGACGGTGAACGACGCGACCAGCATCACCGAAACGTCGCTCAGCCTCGATTCGCTCGCTCCCTTCATCGCCGGCGATGCCTCGGGCAACGGGTCGGTCTCCGCCCAGGACGCGGCGCTCGTGCTGGCCCACGCGGTCGGCATTGCGCTGCTTCCGGCGGACGCGTCGTCGGCCGCCGATGTGTCGGGCAACGGGGATCTCTCGGCGCTCGACGCGTCGCTGATCCTCAAGTTCGTCACCGGGCTCATCACCTGTTTCCCGTCGCAGGGCAACTGCGAGACGGTGTCCTCGCTGCCGTCACCCCTCCAGCTTCCAGGGCGCGCGATACGGACGCGATAGGTGCGTATTGGCTTCCCGGTCGTCCGGGAAGCGCTCGGCCTTCGGATCCCATTTCAGGTCGCGACCCAGCTTCATCGCGATGTTGCCCAGGTGCGCGATCGTGATGGATCGATGGGCCGTCTCGATCGGCGCGACGGTCTGCTCGCGGGAGATCACGCAATCGATGAAGTTGCGCGCGTGGTTCTCGCTCTTGTAGAGCTGTACGTCGCCGGGTGCGATCGCTGATTCGAGGAGCGCCGGGTCCGAGGCTTCCCAGGCGCCGCGCGTCACCCAGATCCATCCCTCCGTTCCCTGGAAACGAACGCCCATCCGGTTTTCGTCGGAAATGATGAGCTTGACGCCGTTTTCGTAGAGGCACTCGAAGTAGTAGTGGATGGCGGTGTTCCAGGGCGATTCCGTCGAATAGACCGCGCGCGCGTTGCGGACTTCGACGGGACCGGTGTTTTCGGTATCCATGCCCCACTGTGCGATGTCGGGATGGTGACCGCCCCAGTCGGTGACCTGGCCGCCGGAATAGTCGAAGATCCAGCGGAAATTGACGTGGCAGCGGGCGGGGCTGTACGGCGCCTCGGGCGCCGGCCCGAGCCAGAAGTCGTAGTTGAACCCGTCGGGCACGGGCTCCGCCGCCTTGCGGTGGCCGCTGCGGCCGAAGTCGGGCGTGCCGCTCGGCTGGCCGACGCGGACGGTGTGGAGTTTCCCGATGCGTCCGCTGCGCACGAGTTCGCAGGTGCGGCGGAAGCGGTAGTCCGACCGCTGCTGACTGCCGGTCTGGAAAATGCGGTTGTTGGCGCGGATCGCGTCGCTCATGACGCGGCCGTCGTGGATGGTGAGGCTGAGGGGTTTTTCGCCGTAGATATCCTTGCCGGCTTTTGCGCCCATCACGACGGGGAGCGCGTGCCAGTGATCGGGCAGGGCGGTGAGGAGGGTGTCGATATCGTCCCGCGCGATCACCTCGCGAAAGTCCTCGTACGCATCGCAGCCGGCGTATTTTCCGGATTCGGTCCCGTTGGCGTAGTGCCAGTTGATGTATTCCCGCGCCGGCTCGCGGCCCGCGATCTTGCCGTCCCAGTAGCCGGCGCTCTGGCGGTTGACGTCACACGCCGCGATCACCTGGACGCGTTCGTCCGCCAGGAAGTTGTTGATGTCGTTCATGCCCTGGTTGCCGCAGCCGATGAGGGCCATGGTGATGCGGTCGCTCGGCGCCGGCCGGCCGGCGCGGCCGAGGGCCGATGCAGGGATGATGGAAGGCAGCGCAAGCGCGCCGGCGGAAAGCTTGATGAACTGGCGTCGGTCGAGGCGGCTCATGGCGGCATGGAGTCGGTGAAGAGGGTAGTTGATGGATGATAGGAGGAGAATCGCAAAATGCAAATCGCAAATCGCAGATCGAAGGGTTTTCGGCGACGCATAGGGGCCATTTTCTGACGTACACAGGGCCATCGCATGCCCTTCAAACGTGAGCATCTCCCGGTATGGGAGTATGGGGTATGGGAGGTTTTGCGGTAAAAAAATGCCCCCATGCACCCAAACTCCCGTACGCTTTTCGCTGCCACGGCGAGAATGCGGTTGCCCTGCTGACGCACGCAAGCCATTTGCATTTTGCCATCCCCACTCCTTTCTTGTCTTTCCTCTTCCCTCGACAGACCGCAACCAACATGGACG
Encoded proteins:
- a CDS encoding sodium:solute symporter family protein; its protein translation is MENWLIALVVCALYLIVTLVTGLWSGRSASDSVAGFVAGDRSMNVLVLYFVLGASVFSAFAFLGGPGWAYSRGAAAFYIIAYGVVGLVPLYFFGPKTRRLGIELGFVTQAELLSHRFGSRVLSALLALLSVVVFIPYLTLQMKGASYILATLSEGRIPEWLGALVTYGIVIVYVFRSGVMGVGWTNAFQGVFMMGIAWFLGLYLPTVLHGGVGPMFEKLIDAGYEGMLTAPGLTGAGQPWDWWGFSSFVAVSALGLSMWPHLFMKSYAARSTKSLRLTVVLYPTFQLFLVPILLIGFAGILAFPGVSPSDTILPHILMQDSIGLSGVIVGLVCAGTLAASMSTGDAILHAAASIAIRDGVRPWLRSPMSDHRERAWIRALIVVIGVVAYYFAVASDIEIVQLLVGSYGGVAQIFPLIFAAFYWPRATGQGAVWGLIAGLTVNTVFLVAPAWRPVPLHEGVYGLAANLIVLIGVSLATAPAPAHVLRHYLPAPYEAEPAPRS
- a CDS encoding SPOR domain-containing protein; the encoded protein is MKSNLRPFALAALLAAGLFAGCSAVRPDPGAPPEEDRPVVVQGYRIQVATARDKGEADRHADRLLAWWNERSEAERAAFRAGKELAVDVNWIQPYYRVRAGHFEDADSAQPLLDALKERFPSAFLVPESYTTR
- a CDS encoding class IV adenylate cyclase, which encodes MNILNIEIKARCADHAPIRAYLESAGAHYAGLDRQIDTYFRVPEGRLKLRQGNVEQALIFYRRPDQAGPKRSDVVLHPADAATSESLRHTLTAALGVLVVVDKRRHIFFIDNVKFHLDAVEGLGSFVEIEAIDRDGSIGVDRLRAACETYMEAFAIAPEDLVEVSYSDLMLGQSPSAPQ
- a CDS encoding M23 family metallopeptidase; its protein translation is MLLLHRLAAWLGLFSLLAAACSTYGAPDRPRDPEEGPIARACPGGVYEDWETSDYVLPYPVGRTYLVDLSHCSGSYHSEGLPDEYAIDFNMPIGTLITASRAGTVVHVVESGYDGNDPNNLVVVSHGDGTYAEYMHLTRDGALVEVGETVAPGDSIGLSGATGLAGYPHLHFVVAVDDWKWPYESTPTTFSNTAPNPRSLASGYEYTARAY
- a CDS encoding AraC family transcriptional regulator; the encoded protein is MPTPLPFLLLYAGTTALLVVMTLALAAKPLRAQSENRALFAILLINTLLVIWATAHAFGWAPRAVSAALGLPVQALFFLLPPLLYRYVDAAGRPGLHPWFRWTDALMPILWVAGAGLIRFAASAGYAGDALLPYARLLILNGAFAVYYALAWHRLERVPSNAHRFWLRFGLVLFGLHWLFSAASSAAGLIAAVPAGVAPAMEFLSISCLLVFCGYATWVALREHPGIARQPGRSVETSLSPAELAVLGDRIKRYLADEKPFLNPELSVDDLSRALGVPARHTSQALNAALGGGFFDVINTHRVAEARRMLENPDQQDLTVLEILYAAGFNSKSAFHRAFSKETGMTPTAYRNRALGQTERS
- a CDS encoding discoidin domain-containing protein — translated: MKPINAVQRVRTDRWRVAAVLVLGLGVWSFFGCRGEAQIAGDIPASRFPSQGWSPVVWQDPGGWTTIDVTTRGITPAVADVAPLLQDLANNAGVPTILYFPPGTYTFQSQVDIKEDNIILRGAGSDATRLVIDGSGSHEIRFIGWQEDPIAITASVPVDGTTITLANAASLAAGDLIEVSQDLADWEADWGKRSWGQIVQVTAVSGNTVTVDMPLSLGISTQYNPSVMKMHPVRNVGVEELAVERKAYGESNNLEFRSVFNGFVRNVESYNAIKFHVQIYRCRDFVVEGNYIHDAQNYGTGGHGYGVDLEQLSTRIQVTNNIFENLRHYILAQTGVNHSIISYNYNVDLVELVDISLHGHFPNHNLYEGNLFWWSGIADFWGQVGPENTFFRNRIQGKTSGGPGMSIYDVSNRQNVIANHFLRGSRIEKDGAIEDTYEEGNVIDGNPVWNTLSSGATLPASLYLTSPPDFWPANLPWPAFGPDVSGSDLNDIPAKMRYEGTLGGGGGDPVNERPSVTITSPSSGTNFMLGSAIVIEAEAGDADGIVQGVSFWIDGVEVVDDIIPPFAYTWPDVPEGAYVITAVARDNAGASTVSAEVFVSVSAEEPREVFVSEVTASAFREAAVPQNTLDGDLGTRWSATGDGVWIQYTLSDEATLSSVGIAWHKGDTRQATFDLLASIDGQNWTPLVEGVVSSGLRKTLEYYDVQDILTRHVRIVGHGTTVNDATSITETSLSLDSLAPFIAGDASGNGSVSAQDAALVLAHAVGIALLPADASSAADVSGNGDLSALDASLILKFVTGLITCFPSQGNCETVSSLPSPLQLPGRAIRTR
- a CDS encoding Gfo/Idh/MocA family oxidoreductase, whose protein sequence is MSRLDRRQFIKLSAGALALPSIIPASALGRAGRPAPSDRITMALIGCGNQGMNDINNFLADERVQVIAACDVNRQSAGYWDGKIAGREPAREYINWHYANGTESGKYAGCDAYEDFREVIARDDIDTLLTALPDHWHALPVVMGAKAGKDIYGEKPLSLTIHDGRVMSDAIRANNRIFQTGSQQRSDYRFRRTCELVRSGRIGKLHTVRVGQPSGTPDFGRSGHRKAAEPVPDGFNYDFWLGPAPEAPYSPARCHVNFRWIFDYSGGQVTDWGGHHPDIAQWGMDTENTGPVEVRNARAVYSTESPWNTAIHYYFECLYENGVKLIISDENRMGVRFQGTEGWIWVTRGAWEASDPALLESAIAPGDVQLYKSENHARNFIDCVISREQTVAPIETAHRSITIAHLGNIAMKLGRDLKWDPKAERFPDDREANTHLSRPYRAPWKLEG